The proteins below are encoded in one region of Neisseria bacilliformis:
- a CDS encoding CAP domain-containing protein codes for MAQTHTGGWLKALLVWLALIALLLFAATRLLKPEPVELVYPRPGQDPAPYAGLDALGYLNHLRREAGLTPFAHSSLLARAAADHARYLNDYPADMHDENHPGNPHFRGKELDQRTKRAGYLYLGVQENLSTGEHENLTGARRLQQQYLDGLMTAIYHRFSLLDPAADEAGIGFSSRRNRHALVVNQGNRTGERLCRKARTHVQEERPYYDDWCANNAVIYSDEIDYNPPEYTVYPVGHLAHPVFSNETPNPLPDREYSGNPVSISFNNRDVLIEMQSFRLFQGKREITNTRILTAATDPNKHLTEQQFALFPLDPLDYDTEYRAVFRYRETDWETAKTQDKTAQWSFHTRKPDYPYFKLKGGENLAVESGKTYYLRWNPADCAPDCGTVQYTEYGDAALAVHLSEYDGIVLAVTGSRGSGVRVRPKNSERETALLVQ; via the coding sequence ATGGCACAAACACACACCGGCGGCTGGCTCAAAGCCCTGCTCGTCTGGCTCGCCCTGATCGCCCTGCTCCTCTTTGCCGCCACCCGCCTGCTCAAACCCGAACCCGTCGAACTCGTCTACCCCCGCCCCGGCCAGGACCCCGCCCCTTACGCCGGCCTCGACGCCCTCGGCTACCTCAACCACCTGCGCCGCGAAGCCGGCCTCACCCCCTTCGCCCACTCCTCCCTGCTCGCCCGCGCCGCCGCCGACCATGCCCGCTACCTCAACGACTACCCCGCCGACATGCACGACGAAAACCACCCCGGCAACCCCCATTTTCGCGGCAAAGAACTCGACCAGCGCACCAAACGCGCGGGTTATCTTTATCTCGGCGTACAGGAAAACCTCAGCACCGGCGAACACGAAAACCTCACCGGCGCGCGCCGCCTGCAACAGCAATACCTCGACGGCCTCATGACCGCCATCTACCACCGCTTCTCCCTGCTCGACCCCGCCGCCGACGAAGCCGGCATCGGCTTTTCCAGCCGCCGCAACCGCCACGCCCTCGTCGTCAACCAGGGCAACCGCACCGGCGAGCGGCTCTGCCGCAAAGCGCGCACCCACGTTCAGGAAGAGCGCCCCTACTACGACGACTGGTGCGCCAACAACGCCGTCATATACAGCGACGAAATCGACTACAACCCGCCCGAATACACCGTCTACCCCGTCGGCCACCTCGCCCACCCCGTCTTCTCCAACGAAACCCCCAACCCCCTGCCCGACCGCGAATACAGCGGCAACCCCGTCAGCATCTCCTTCAACAACCGCGACGTACTCATCGAAATGCAGTCCTTCCGGCTCTTCCAAGGCAAACGCGAAATCACCAACACCCGCATCCTCACCGCCGCCACCGACCCCAACAAACACCTCACCGAACAACAATTCGCCCTTTTCCCCCTCGACCCCCTCGACTACGACACCGAATACCGCGCCGTTTTCCGCTACCGCGAAACCGACTGGGAAACCGCCAAAACGCAGGACAAAACCGCCCAATGGAGCTTCCACACCCGCAAGCCCGACTACCCCTACTTCAAACTCAAAGGCGGCGAAAACCTCGCCGTCGAATCCGGCAAAACCTACTACCTGCGCTGGAACCCCGCCGACTGCGCCCCCGACTGCGGCACCGTCCAATACACCGAATACGGCGACGCCGCCCTCGCCGTCCACCTCAGCGAATACGACGGCATCGTCCTCGCCGTAACCGGCAGCAGAGGCAGCGGCGTGCGCGTGCGCCCCAAAAACAGCGAACGCGAAACCGCCCTGCTCGTGCAGTAA
- the rnc gene encoding ribonuclease III — protein sequence MKPSPRDAAVRRLQAAIGHTFADPALLDRALTHRSFSSRHNERFEFVGDAILNYTVARMLFDAYPQLPEGRLSRLRANLVNQTVLAETAAALNIGDALLLGAGELKSGGFRRPSILADAMEAVFAAVSFDADFAAAEAVVRRLFAERVANIDCGEKEAKDAKTRLQEALQAQRFALPKYRIDKQEGEGSGAWFTVSCDLGELGFVSTAQAAGRRAAEQEAAKTALEWFAAKYPAAGAKHRRR from the coding sequence ATGAAACCCAGCCCGCGCGATGCCGCCGTGCGCCGCCTGCAAGCGGCCATAGGCCACACCTTCGCCGATCCCGCCCTGCTCGACCGCGCCCTCACCCACCGCAGTTTTTCCTCGCGCCACAACGAACGCTTCGAGTTTGTCGGCGACGCCATCCTCAACTACACCGTCGCCCGCATGCTGTTCGACGCCTATCCCCAGCTGCCCGAAGGCCGCCTCTCCCGCCTGCGCGCCAACCTCGTCAACCAAACCGTGCTGGCCGAAACCGCCGCCGCGCTCAATATCGGCGACGCGCTGCTTTTGGGTGCGGGCGAACTCAAAAGCGGCGGTTTCAGACGGCCTTCCATCCTCGCCGACGCAATGGAGGCGGTGTTTGCCGCCGTATCCTTCGACGCGGATTTTGCCGCCGCCGAAGCCGTCGTCCGCCGCCTGTTCGCCGAGCGCGTGGCCAACATAGACTGCGGCGAAAAAGAGGCCAAAGACGCGAAAACCCGCTTGCAGGAAGCCTTGCAGGCGCAGCGTTTCGCCCTGCCCAAATACCGCATCGACAAGCAGGAGGGCGAAGGCAGCGGGGCGTGGTTCACCGTGTCCTGCGACTTGGGCGAGCTGGGCTTCGTCTCCACCGCCCAGGCCGCCGGCCGCCGCGCCGCCGAACAGGAAGCCGCCAAAACCGCCCTCGAATGGTTCGCCGCCAAATATCCGGCGGCGGGGGCGAAACACAGGCGCAGGTAG
- the folP gene encoding dihydropteroate synthase gives MMWQAGRFELALDKPKIMGIVNVTPDSFSDGGTYAQSVKHTLEHAQKLLRGGADILDAGGESTRPGADFVPPEEEWRRLSAVLPEMARWGVPLSVDTRRAEIMRRVLDAGWADIINDVQALEDAGAAELLARHPTVGVCLMHMKGLPQTMQNNPSYGDVAAEVAAYLNDRAAACEAAGIARRRLVLDPGFGFGKTLAHNTALMRGLRALAAECGLPLLIGVSRKRMIGELTGEQRPSERAAGSVAAALAAVSRGASILRVHDVKATADALNVWAALGGDLD, from the coding sequence ATGATGTGGCAGGCGGGACGCTTTGAATTGGCTTTGGACAAGCCGAAAATCATGGGCATTGTCAACGTTACCCCCGACTCGTTTTCCGACGGCGGCACCTATGCGCAAAGCGTGAAACACACGCTCGAACACGCGCAAAAGCTGCTGCGCGGGGGGGCGGACATTTTGGACGCGGGCGGCGAATCCACGCGCCCGGGCGCGGATTTCGTGCCGCCCGAAGAGGAATGGCGGCGGCTCTCGGCGGTGTTGCCCGAAATGGCGCGCTGGGGCGTGCCGCTCAGCGTGGACACCCGCCGCGCCGAAATCATGCGCCGCGTGCTCGATGCGGGCTGGGCGGACATTATCAACGACGTGCAGGCTCTGGAAGACGCGGGCGCGGCGGAACTGCTGGCACGGCATCCGACGGTCGGCGTGTGCCTGATGCACATGAAAGGTCTGCCGCAAACCATGCAAAACAACCCGTCTTACGGCGATGTGGCCGCCGAAGTGGCGGCCTATCTGAACGATCGGGCGGCGGCCTGCGAAGCGGCGGGCATCGCGCGGCGGCGGCTGGTGCTCGACCCCGGCTTCGGTTTCGGCAAAACGCTCGCGCACAACACCGCCCTGATGCGCGGCCTGCGCGCGCTGGCGGCCGAATGCGGCCTGCCGCTTTTGATCGGCGTATCGCGCAAACGCATGATCGGCGAGCTCACGGGCGAACAGAGGCCGTCTGAAAGGGCGGCGGGCAGCGTGGCGGCGGCTCTGGCGGCGGTGTCGCGCGGGGCAAGCATCCTGCGCGTGCACGACGTGAAGGCCACCGCCGACGCGCTGAACGTATGGGCGGCCTTGGGCGGGGATTTGGATTGA
- the glmM gene encoding phosphoglucosamine mutase, producing the protein MAKKYFGTDGVRGEVGQFPITPDFVLKLGYAAGRVLVQHDGKGRPTVIIGKDTRISGYMLEAALVAGFTAAGANVIQTGPLPTPGIAYLTRALRLAAGVMISASHNGYADNGIKFFAAGGVKLSDKIELEIEAELDKAIATEHSDRLGRARRISGADDRYIEFCKSAFPNQLDLYGLKIVVDTANGAGYNVAPKVFHELGAEVVSIADAPSGYNINDKCGATHPKTLQAAVLQNEADYGVALDGDGDRLLMVDRNGKVYDGDKLIYVIAKARAQEGRLCGGVVGTVMTNMAMELALAEKNIPFARAKVGDRYVLKQLHERGWQVGGEASGHILCLDKHNTGDGIISALQVFAALKTLGQDLEAAVDWKAFPQTMINVRISKGQDWQAAAAPALSEAEKELAAEGRIVLRASGTEPVVRVMAEARRADAARRAAERIAEAIRQAAQK; encoded by the coding sequence ATGGCCAAAAAATATTTCGGCACCGACGGCGTGCGCGGCGAAGTGGGGCAGTTTCCGATTACCCCCGATTTCGTGTTGAAACTCGGCTACGCGGCCGGACGGGTGCTGGTGCAGCACGACGGCAAGGGCAGGCCGACGGTGATTATCGGCAAAGACACCCGCATTTCCGGCTACATGCTCGAAGCCGCGCTGGTGGCCGGCTTCACCGCCGCCGGCGCGAACGTCATCCAAACCGGCCCGCTGCCCACCCCCGGCATCGCCTACCTCACCCGCGCCCTGCGCCTGGCCGCCGGCGTGATGATTTCCGCCTCGCACAACGGCTATGCCGACAACGGCATCAAATTCTTCGCCGCAGGCGGCGTGAAGCTCTCCGACAAAATCGAGCTGGAAATCGAAGCCGAGCTGGACAAAGCCATCGCCACCGAACACTCCGACCGCCTCGGCCGCGCCCGCCGCATCAGCGGCGCAGACGACCGCTACATCGAGTTCTGCAAATCCGCCTTCCCCAACCAGCTCGACCTCTACGGCCTGAAAATCGTCGTCGACACCGCCAACGGCGCGGGCTACAACGTCGCCCCGAAAGTGTTTCACGAACTGGGCGCGGAAGTGGTCAGCATCGCCGACGCGCCCAGCGGCTACAACATCAACGACAAATGCGGCGCAACCCACCCCAAAACCCTGCAAGCGGCCGTGCTGCAAAACGAAGCCGACTACGGCGTCGCCCTCGACGGCGACGGCGACCGCCTTTTAATGGTGGACAGAAACGGCAAAGTGTACGACGGCGACAAACTCATCTACGTCATCGCCAAAGCCCGCGCCCAAGAAGGCCGGCTCTGCGGCGGCGTGGTCGGCACGGTGATGACCAATATGGCGATGGAACTGGCCCTCGCCGAAAAAAACATCCCCTTCGCCCGTGCCAAAGTCGGCGACCGCTACGTGCTCAAACAGCTCCACGAACGCGGCTGGCAGGTGGGCGGCGAAGCCAGCGGCCACATCCTGTGCCTCGACAAACACAACACCGGCGACGGCATCATCTCCGCCCTGCAAGTGTTCGCCGCCCTCAAAACGCTGGGGCAGGATCTGGAAGCGGCGGTAGACTGGAAAGCCTTCCCGCAAACCATGATCAACGTGCGCATCAGCAAAGGGCAGGACTGGCAGGCCGCCGCCGCGCCCGCGCTCTCCGAAGCCGAAAAAGAGCTGGCCGCCGAAGGCCGCATCGTCCTGCGCGCCTCCGGCACCGAACCGGTGGTGCGCGTCATGGCCGAAGCCCGCCGCGCCGACGCCGCCCGCCGCGCCGCCGAACGCATCGCCGAGGCCATCCGCCAAGCCGCGCAAAAATAG
- a CDS encoding DedA family protein codes for MAAFLESFFLQYGYAAVFSVLIACGFGVPIPEDITLVTGGIISGLGYTDPHIMVAVGIAGVLAGDGLVFSAGRFWGDNIMRFRFIARVMTPQRYAQVEEKFEKYGNWVLFVARFLPGLRTPIYMTAGISRKVSVLRFILMDGLAALISVPLWVYLGNYGATNREWLMKTVHQVQHGLFAAIGIGAVLLGWFWWRTRSRRRFYREKLAESRARRKAAKAEKKAAKQNARQNTGQP; via the coding sequence ATGGCAGCCTTTCTAGAAAGTTTCTTCCTCCAATACGGCTACGCCGCCGTATTTTCCGTACTCATCGCCTGCGGATTCGGCGTGCCGATACCCGAAGACATCACCCTCGTAACCGGCGGCATCATCTCCGGCCTCGGCTACACCGACCCGCACATCATGGTGGCCGTCGGCATCGCCGGCGTGCTGGCGGGCGACGGCCTCGTGTTCTCCGCCGGCCGCTTCTGGGGCGACAACATCATGCGTTTCCGCTTCATCGCCCGCGTCATGACCCCGCAACGCTACGCCCAAGTGGAAGAAAAATTTGAAAAATACGGCAACTGGGTTTTATTCGTCGCCCGCTTCCTCCCCGGCCTGCGCACCCCCATCTATATGACCGCCGGCATCAGCCGCAAAGTGTCCGTGCTGCGCTTCATCCTGATGGACGGCCTCGCCGCCCTCATCTCCGTGCCGCTTTGGGTGTACCTGGGCAACTACGGCGCGACCAACCGCGAATGGCTGATGAAAACCGTGCACCAAGTGCAGCACGGCCTCTTTGCCGCCATCGGCATCGGCGCGGTGCTGCTGGGCTGGTTCTGGTGGAGAACCCGCAGCCGCCGCCGCTTCTACCGCGAAAAACTCGCCGAATCCCGCGCCCGCCGCAAAGCCGCCAAAGCGGAAAAAAAAGCCGCCAAGCAAAACGCGCGGCAAAACACCGGGCAACCCTGA
- a CDS encoding helix-turn-helix domain-containing protein, whose product MQQCIRFIQAWLTRRYTKTELCRQFNISRPTADKWIKRHQQVGVDGLAELSRRPKHSPNATPQWISEWLVAEKLKRPDWSALNLFVHTFPEQHKPADSTGDLILARAGLVKPRKRRRKVSADTQPFNECTAANSTWSADFKGQFLPGSVDNQRFGGFYALKRHLPRCKYSPMDGIGSHFRLASAVL is encoded by the coding sequence ATGCAGCAGTGCATCCGATTTATCCAAGCATGGCTCACCAGACGTTACACCAAAACCGAGCTATGCAGACAATTCAACATCAGCCGCCCGACGGCTGACAAATGGATCAAACGCCATCAACAGGTGGGGGTTGACGGACTGGCTGAGCTATCCCGCCGACCCAAACACAGCCCCAATGCCACACCGCAATGGATAAGCGAATGGCTGGTTGCCGAGAAGCTCAAACGTCCCGATTGGAGCGCACTTAACCTGTTTGTCCACACCTTTCCCGAGCAACACAAACCCGCAGACAGCACCGGCGACTTAATCCTTGCCCGCGCAGGTTTGGTGAAACCGCGCAAACGCCGCCGCAAAGTCAGCGCAGATACACAGCCCTTTAACGAATGCACCGCCGCCAACAGCACATGGAGCGCAGACTTCAAAGGACAGTTTCTGCCAGGGTCTGTTGACAATCAACGTTTTGGCGGCTTTTACGCCCTAAAACGGCATCTGCCGCGTTGCAAATACTCGCCTATGGACGGCATAGGTTCGCATTTTCGCCTTGCATCTGCCGTTTTATGA
- a CDS encoding DDE-type integrase/transposase/recombinase — MHLPFYDAKSASKVECQQTLGNNKLCYPLTVTDNFNRYLLLCQALSGTQRAPVTALFERLFTEFGLPRAICSDNGAPFASTALGGISHLSKWWIDLGIRPERIQPAHPEQNGRHERMHRSLKDSLHARLDKMEQDLCAQQV; from the coding sequence TTGCATCTGCCGTTTTATGACGCAAAATCCGCGTCAAAAGTTGAATGTCAACAGACCCTAGGGAACAACAAACTCTGCTATCCCTTGACCGTAACCGATAATTTCAACCGTTACCTGTTGCTGTGTCAGGCGTTAAGCGGCACTCAGCGTGCGCCCGTAACCGCTTTGTTTGAGCGTCTGTTTACCGAATTCGGCTTACCACGGGCAATCTGTTCCGACAACGGCGCACCCTTTGCTTCAACCGCATTGGGCGGTATCAGCCACTTGTCTAAATGGTGGATTGACTTGGGCATTCGCCCGGAGCGTATTCAACCTGCCCATCCCGAACAAAACGGACGGCACGAACGAATGCACCGCAGCCTGAAAGACAGTCTTCATGCTCGTCTGGACAAAATGGAACAAGACTTGTGCGCCCAACAAGTGTAG